In Anomaloglossus baeobatrachus isolate aAnoBae1 chromosome 2, aAnoBae1.hap1, whole genome shotgun sequence, the DNA window ACATAAACGCTTTAGAAACGCTTTAGAAATCTTAAAAAAATCATTTACCACAATAAACCAAGAAAATAATGAACTTTACATACAGCACATTACATTTAGGTTTCTTCTTGTTACTTATTGTTACATGTACTTATTGTACATGACAATTTTTTAGACTTTCCATTTTGAGTTACCAGTTTAAAAGTACCAACACTTATTACATTACAATCAATAATCTTCTAAGTGTCACTGTATTTGGCCATTTGGACCTTCTACCAATTTTACTAGCAAATGGTAGTAAGAAAATTCTTTCTTAAACACAAAGGGCCCAATTCCTTATTGGATTTAAAATGTACAGGTCCTTATTGACTTATACGGGGTTCAGGGTCCGGGGTCAAGTCTGGATTTCAaactaaacttttaactaaagtccggtaATACCCAGCTAACCCAAAATTCCCCAGGTTCACTCACACCTAATTGTGAACACAATTCTTGAAACACATGAGCCATTTTGAAGATTTGGACACAAAAAAGGCAATGTATATgacaagacaaaaaaagaaaatggacttaaaaaaaaacaacatataatTGATGAACCTGGGccctaaaaaaaatagttaaatagTTATTGATTATAACCATGAACTGGAACTTACGCTGTTGATCCAGGAAAGGTATGCAGACACTCTGGTGAACACTGTGGGTTTCAGGTAAGCATTGCATCCAAGGGAAGACACAAAGCTGGTTACACCATGGACTTGGTAGACACCACCAACGGAGCAGTTCAGAGGTCCACCAGAATCACCCTATAAGAGATGTAGTTAGTATTCGCAACGCTTGTGCTACATTTCAGGTTGTAGCCATTTGTATAATAGTAGAATAGCTGGAATATTAATATTACAACAAAAGTAGTGGCACTTATTTCTTTTTCATGTCTATGTATGTAAATCATAAATTTTGTAAATGTTATTTTATATCTGATCTTTAATTCCTAATTTCCTTGCTAAATTACTCATAAAAATCAAATCATATTTTAAATTGTTTACAATGCCTTATTTAAATATTGAGAAAATAAGAGAAATAGCTACAAAACAATGACCAGACTTACATTGCATCCGGCCTGGGATCCGTTACCACCGGCACACACCATGGAAGTCTTAACAGTGCTGCCCCAGTAGGAGCTGGTAGAGCAGGTGGAGTGGGCTACGACGGGCAGAGGGGCCTGCTGGAGGATGGATGGCAGAGAACCACCAGCTGCAATAAGAGTCATCATTTTTAGTATTGTTTAGCCTCCACATTAGGCAGGTTTCACTGAGGACTTTCAGGATGTTACTGATTAGAATTTATATTCAGTTTAATATCTGTCTTCTGACTTTTTGTTGCAGGTTTATTCTTTTTATTTACTTCCAGACATACTGGTTTCATAAGTAATAGATATTTCAAAAATACAGCCTCAATCACAACTTACTGCTGGTTCTTCCCCATCCTGAAATGGTGCAAGCGTGGTTGTTGGCAAGGACAGCACCATCTGCTGGCAGTGTAGCCAGTTTAACATAGGTGTTTATGGTAGCACTTGCTGACAGATGAATGATGGCAATATCAAAACTTAAAAAGAAAACAAGGCAGGAATAAGAGTCACATAATTTCCATTCAGCATACATAATAAGAAATGTCTACAGATGAGTCTATTTATTCAAATATTGATTTATTTTTCCTTCCAAGGCACATGGCTCATGCCATCCTCAGAACCTATAAGGCTTTAGTGGGTTTGTTAGAATCTTCTACCTCTGACAATTTAGCCCTTTGAAAGATAAGTTAGCCAATATATTTATGACTTCATAGTGCAGGTCATCAAAAAAATAAAGTGTTAAAGTTGAGTATTCATCGGTCTGGAAGTGCATTGGGTGTAATGATGCTCTTCCAGCTTTTCCTCTCACACTGTATTCATTGCCTTGCACTACAGATTGTACGATTTTTGGGGTTcgggttcggaaaccgacttccaaaaaaaacaaagttcgggttcgaagtccgagtgagttacgagtgcaaacaacTCAAGCAAGCACCGATGTGCTTGGGTATGAGCGATGCTCAGCCCTATACGAGCCGCTTgcggtgtttgatcggctcacactgtgggtaaaatcagcatgatcagatgcagtATGcacacaaaaatatattttttttaaaaaccctgTCTACCCCTCcatggaagtgttctgcttatggctggcagcctgTGGGTTGAAACACGAAATacccaattacagacttccattgacGTTCgaatcaagtcagggtcacaaaccaaacgtTTTAAAGGTTCGAATGTACCTGGCGAACCAAACAGCCAAAGGCTCATCTGTACCTAGCACCACTCTTCACTGGTTGATTGACAGGTCATTGGTCATGTACCAGAGCAATCATTCCTGTCAATCAACCATAGGAGTGTGATGCTAACCAGGGAATATAGCGTGAGGCTGAGGAGTTGGAAGATCATCGTCACTGAGCAATGCACTTTTGGATTAATGTATATAGATCTTCAGAATGCAAATTCTCCTGCTGCAGCAGCTCTTTGGGGGTCAAAAAGGATAAACCCACTTATCTTTTAAAGAGCTTCACAGTTTTAGGAATGGTTTTGGTGGTAGAAGATtatgacaagttcactttaatacCTCCTGTTCTCCATGCTTTCTTCCGTTCCGGTGGTTGAACTTGTTGGACATATGTCTTTTTTCAACCATGAACATAAACAATGTAATAAtcattatacatatacagtacattgtaTAATTTAATATGTATAAAGTGAAGATCTTGACAGATCTGATTCTTCTATTATTTTCCCTGATGTGTATTAGCGTCTAGTTTCCAAATACTTACCCAGCAGCTACATTGTTGGTGTTCCAGTTTGCGTGGATACGAATCACTGACACTGAGATTACCTGTTCGGTGCCTTCATTCACGCTCAGGTTGTGATCTCCCAAGACTACACGGTAGGTGTTGGATCTAATAAACAGATATGAAAAGGTAAAGACACAGGTATAAGGAGGCTTGTTATGTGTATACTGAAAATACAGTTGGGCACCATTTGGAATAGGGGATCTGGTAACCCTCTGGATATACGGTAGATACAGGTCTCATAGGTAAGTCTACCATCTATGAAACATTTATGACTGCTCTGAGACAAACTCTTTAAACGCGACCTAACAAACTTTCTGTGAACTCCGTCTGCGAGCTGGCGGTCATAGAAAGTCATCATTTCTGCTCTAAAGACAGGGCTGATGCCCTtatctgtacagcacaagtgattaTACAGATCACAGCTTCAAGCgccctaaggagactagtaaaaacactaaaaagtggaaaaaaagttataaaaaatatgaaaaaaataaaaaaaacacaaaagttaaaatcaccccctctTGCTccactgaaaataaaataaaaaaatgccgattggtatcaccacattaagaaattcccaatctatcaaaatatcaaataagttaatctgatcggtaaacagtgtaatgaaaaaaaaaactattagaaaaattcaaaacaccagaattatttTTTTGGGGCTGCCACAAcattggaataaaatgcaataagagatgaACTAAAGATCACATCTTCCCAAAATTGGAATTTGTAAAAATGTCAGTTCAGAGTGCAAAAAAACTGAGTTATCACACAGCCCCAAatgccaaaaaatgagaatgttacagtTCTTGGAAAAAAATGTCaccaattaaattaaaaaaataaatacatttggtATCTACGATCTTGTACTGACcagggggaatcatattgccaggttagttttaccatatattgaagatggtaaaaaaaaaaacaaaaaacaattgcacTTCTTTTTCCAATTTCACaggacttggattttttttttgccgttttccagtacactatataaaattattgatggaaaagtaaaaaaaaaagttatggctttttgaagaagggaaggaaaaactcGAAAACGAAAAATGGTAAATTGCCGGATagtgaatgggttaaaaaaaaaagatcctTGTAAAAACAGATGGTTTTGTTTATATTTTGCATCTGTTTATGTTCAATTTGTAACTGATCCATTCTTTACTAGTGCTGTCTCTGAACAGCTAGAATGTTCCGTGCATTTGCAGAGATAGAAAACCGAAGAGCTAACTGCTGACATAACGGATGACCATCTGCTAGGATCTGTTCCCTATAGATTTCAGTGTTAAAAAAAGGATTAATTTACTCTCCGTTCTTTGGCTAGACTAACAGGTTGTGCAGAAAAATGTTTTGGTGGAGTTTTTTTTTAGGCTAAAAATAAATAGCCGTAGGAAATGAGGCAAATGGAAGTGATTTCATGACTCCTCTATTCCAATTCGAATGAATTGATCCTATACTGGAATATTTGATTTACGTTTTTATGATCCCAAAGTGGATCAAAAAATAGAAataattactggaggtgtgaacagaGCCTAGGCCACATTTGTAGTTCCCGAGAATGAATATTACCTGTCTACACAGTGAGCAGCGGTCATCACACGGTTAGCACGGATCAGGGAGCCTCCACAGGTGTGGTACCAGCTGCCTCCAGACAGATACTGGAGAGACACCTATGGGAAGAAACACACAGGGAAAGGTTTAGCATCGCActgggtgtaaaaaaaaaattgtaaggaGAAAATATCATATATCATatatcatatatctatatatatatgttgtgtaatTCAGATTTAGAAGTCTCCCTGCCAAAGCACTCCTGCATGCCCCTTTTAAAAGACAATGCTAGAAATGTATGCTCCTTAAGAAGAGGGGTCGATAGAGGACAGTATCCTATGACTGCACACAAGATTTTTTTGTAGGCAGTAATCAAGAATCCTTTTATACTTTAGGAATGGTTAGTTTTAtggccatgtgcacacagtgcaatTTTGAtgcgtgtttttgatgcatttttgggtactgtattgtcacaaatctgcatgcctatcctcatgacagcaaagtcaatgagaattctgaagttctgtgcttattttttccttgcagatttggtgcagaagataatttgtagcatgtcaattcttggtgcctttttgcgtgcgtttttcagcccttccagcaACTGACTTCATTATGAAAAGCGCAtagcaaaaacgcactaaaaacacggCAAAATGCAcctcatttttggtgcgtttttcaaccagaagatgcagatttggtgcagcagaaatttctgcaccaaattctcAGCGTGCGcacttagggctcgtgcgcacgttgtgtaattgcatgcatttacgctgcgtattgcactgcagcgtaaatgcatgcgtcctgcgtcccctgcacaatctatgaagattgtgcatgacacgtgcgcactatGCTTTTATGAacccagcgatttggatgctaacatTTTTACCTATAtctgtgcattcataaaatgagcatgttaaTTAATTTGTgctctttggatgcagctcccactctgtctatggtgagggcagcagccatagcccatgaaatcggcttttttctacaaaaaaaactgtatccattatgcagtgtttctgcagcgatttaaagtgcacatgtgctgtcaaattgctgcagaatattcagaaGGTATGTGCGCATGAGCCTGTAAGGGGtgagcagaccccttacaaggaggcacaGTTCCCCCTGAAAAAACTGTTAATGTTtatgtgatttaataaaaatgttttatgctgttttagtgggttcccctagtggccgggtggatgGCTGTCCCCATAGCAACGGAGCAGGAGCAaggtggagccggcagcagaagggggagggaggaaAAAGTGTTGAAGAAAAAGTTTGAGtcagaggcagttgagtacgggacgggagagaagaagcagaaggggcagagtgtgggagctgggtgaacaggaaagcgagagaaaagaagagaagaagtgccctcaagtgtgaagcagtattggtgtgggtccagtctgtgttagccggagtgggagccaggtgaagtggagtagccgggcacatccccactagaggagacatccagagaaggttttccccagccgaaagttgtgacatcatctgagtattgcctctgtcatgaagaagtgtacaataaacatgtctgctggttcaattgatccacgtctatcaagtgtttgtatctctgacggcgacatctgcaccaccacactctgccccaccaagtcatctcctgtcccaaaagtgacggcggagccaggggtaagcctgctagaaaaaggggccacgactacaacccccgaggcacccctggcaccccgttacatgtggcgtagtcggcaggatccggattatatgcaagggatcccgattcaagaagatggagaccaagtggtgcctagggcacaggatccggattattggcgaagggtcccgatcccatggtgggaagaagaagtggtgcctaaggcgttggaccgggcacaagatcgcggcaagatggccgccgtcttcatgaacacagtgagagcgcgaagaattggcgccaaaagaagagcctggggctggccggtgaagaaaaagaagtgcggagtgcgccgctcaaagaggggaggtgctggccccaggatgctgatgaagatatgtgaagtgggcggtgttacaggaaaaaagaagagccgccttggccgggtcgacttgatgtgcgagactgggggtggagtgtacccaagagcgggaaaagaaggcccgcctccaccttctccagcatctccactgtccccggcgccattgcaagaagCGACAGTACAGAGACTGACTCTGAGCAAAATGGAGACTCcgagaagacagcatgctgcagtgggcgcgctggtagcaaccagcctggccagaggacgcccgaagcagactgcggccgcgGAAGGACTTGTCCTtgccctaccggctgtgccagaaggaccggagcggcccacaaaagtatcctgggtcactacctgggacgccgcgaccggtgagacctcgactgaagtccgggccacctacacggcacagctacatccgggaaaccaagtcctgggagctccaatccacacagcagttccggctccggaagagccacatgcccgggagctagaagagaaCAAGTGGgaattcttttgggagccggtgaagccgacgcctctgacgcagcgaaagtccccatcgcctgaacccgatccggtgcaggagaggttactggccgagaccgtggcccgcgagatgatggccggtcctctcag includes these proteins:
- the LOC142290534 gene encoding chymotrypsin-like elastase family member 1; translated protein: MTAAHCVDRSNTYRVVLGDHNLSVNEGTEQVISVSVIRIHANWNTNNVAAGFDIAIIHLSASATINTYVKLATLPADGAVLANNHACTISGWGRTSTGGSLPSILQQAPLPVVAHSTCSTSSYWGSTVKTSMVCAGGNGSQAGCNGDSGGPLNCSVGGVYQVHGVTSFVSSLGCNAYLKPTVFTRVSAYLSWINSNI